From the Triticum urartu cultivar G1812 chromosome 4, Tu2.1, whole genome shotgun sequence genome, the window CCGCCTGGGGTTGCCGCGCCGCGCAGCCCTGGCGCTCCGCCTGGGGTCGCCGCCTTCTGCCATGGCGCTCCGCCTGGGGTCGCCGTGCCACCATGGGGCTCCGCCTAGAGTCACTGCCTTCTTCCATGGTGCTTCGCCTGTGATCGCCGCCACGCCGTCGTGGGTCTCCGCATGTGGTTGACGCCACGCCGCCGTTGGGCTCCTCCTGGAGTCGCCGCTGTCTGCCATGGCGACGCCTGGAGTCGTCGCCGCCTGCCATGGCACCGCCTAGAGTCCCATATGGATCTGTTCCTCCCCTGGCTTTGTTTTTTTAACATGTCGCTTTGATTAGTTGCTCCATGGTTGACATGTGGGCCTCACATGTCAATTAACGGTCAAACAAACGGTTTGTTTAAGGTGAGCCTGACCTGTCATAAACCGGATCAATTCTGAATTGCATGGTCATTTGGGTTTTTTGAAACAACCAACCCCCAAGTTGGTAGTTATCAGCAAAAAATGGTAGTTTTTTGGAACCCTAACCCGAATTGTAGTAGTTTCATGCTATTTACTCTCTTGCGCACGCGCCGCATgtcctcctcttcttcccttctttCCCAACACTACTCGCAAAGCTCACCACACCATTGTTGCAAGGACAATAACTGTTGTTGCAGGACAACCACCGCGGGCATGCACCGGTGCTTCAGAGAGCCTCCTTCCTTCTCCCACTTCTCTCCCGCCATCGACCGAGGAGCTTCCAAGCCACTGCTGCAAAGACGACGGTCGGTGCTGCAAGTCAGCCCGCCATTTCACACATGAGCTTGTTGCAAGCACCATGCCCCATTGGTGCTGCAATGCAGCCTCAATAAGGTCCGTGGGGACCCAGGTTGGTTTGTTCGCCACCGTCTAACTGTGTGGCCGTGTTGCATGGACACGGCAAGCCAAACCAAGGGTCAACACTGGAGTGGTGTTACAAGTTGGCGTGAAAATGAACAAATCTGAAACTTCAACATAAAATGACCTCAATCTGGAAAAAAAAACCATGAAATGGCCCTCTTTTACATGACGCCCGGGGCTAGGGCGCCATGCTAGAGAGCATGACGCCCGGGGCTAAGGTGCCATGGTAGCGACATGTAGCATGACGCCCCGGCTTAGGCACCATGCCAAATAGCATGACGCCCTAGCCCGGTGCGTCATGCTATCTAGCATGGCGCCCTAGCTCCGGGCGTCATGCAAAAGGGGtcatttcatgaaaaaaaatcaGATTGAGGCCATTTTATGTTGGAAGTTTCAGATAAGGGCCAGTTTTGTCCATTTTCACCAAGTTGGCCGACCGCAGCTTCTTGTAGGATTCACACATGCACAATCGCTGCAAACTCACCGCCGGTTTGCTATGAGCCGACGTCGTGGCTGCTACAAGCGGGTGCTACTTGCCGGCAAGCTATCGCGCTCATGAGAGCTATGAGGCACCAAGCGCGCCCATGAATGATATCTGTAACGAAAGAGGCACAATACAGATTATACTTAAGAGAGCGACACCTGTGGGCGATTGCCAGAGAGGGAGGGGAGTGCAAACTGGTAGTGAGTAGTCCGCTAGGTAGTTCGGAGTAGGCGAGAGTACGCGAGGCCTGCAGTATCTAATTCTCTTGTAAATATAAAGCTAAGCTTTTGGCGTACTCTATAAAAACAGGGACGCTGCTTTGAAACATAGGCAGAGCGATGTCAAGGCCAACTCAATAGGGGAGGGGGGGTGGGGGACAAGTGATCCTAATCAAGCGAATTGACCTCTCACCTATTCTAATATATTTTAGCAATATATCCAATAACTACCATTTGAAACCGAACCCATTTTCAGGTCTATGTACAGTCCAACTTTCCAGGCGCTCCACATGTTCAATCTAAAGGCACAACCAATGGCCCTCAACTATCAAACACCTTTTCATGTCTCAAGCAGGAGTTTGCAAAAAGGCTAAATACACGTCAAGATTACTCCACCCAAACTGACACCAGACAAATGAAAATGCATAGCTCCACATACACTGACCAACATAACTACCAAACAGGGAAATTCTTGGGTGCGAGTGTTGCCCACATGTCAGAATTAGTCAAGAATGTTGTTACAGCTTGTCTTTACAGGTCGTTTTCAAGACCAGGATGGTCAGGAATCAAAGCTGAGTTACAACCCTTCACTGGTTCATCTGTCTGCACAAACCGGAGAATGCGGCTTTCCGGATGAGAGGGTGAATACTCCCAACAAAAACCTCATCGTCCAACATGCCAATGTGAGACCAAATCTGCAACATATCATATGTATTTTTATATCTATTAATCAATCAGTTTATGCTCATGGAAACTTGAAATAACCAGTGATTATGAATTTATCAGTTCAAACAACCAACACCAGTAATTACCTCTGTTGCATACTGTCGAGAAAATGACTTTAGATACCCCAATGTGCATAGGCACCATTGCTCAAGCTCTCCAATAGTATAACCAGCTTCCGTATTTTCACGATTCACTTGACTGTCAAAACATAACGACAAGTTAGCAGAGGCCGTAAAACTCGTACCAGCATGTGCATCACTGCACACTGGCTAGTAAATACTGGGTTGTACGCCGATAATGGTATTAATGAGCAGGTCTTCATTCATCTATGAACCAATATCCGTTGCATTATTTCAGACTCGATTCCCAGTGAGTGTTGTGTGTTAAACACAAATTAATTATTCATAGCAAGCCCCACCACAAAATAAATGTCCACAAAAGTACAAGGTAATCTGGCTGGTTCTACAAAAATGTAAATCCAAACTTGCCAGAAGCAGTCATTCTGAAAGAAGTACTGGAAACTGTGTATTAAACTCACCTATTGTTATCTGCTCCATTTTCATTGTCTATCTCCATAGTTGCCGCTTCAGGATCACTGGCTGGAAATGTTACATTAGGATCTCCAGCGCGTAGGTTAGGAACATCTCCATCAGCAGAAACAGGTGGCAGGCGTTCAGTAAGCACATCAAGAAAGCTCTTGAATAATAACCTAAGCAATTCCTGGAAAACCAATGGCGAGATAATGGTAAGTTGATGTGAGATGCTCAAAACTCTCATAGCAAAAGCAAGTGCCACAGAAAACTTAAGTTCACAAAAATATGTATATCAAGTTATCAACAGATATGCAAGGGTTTACAGAAATAAGATATAAGAGAGTAGCATACTTTGCCTTCTTCAAGCCCCCGGGCAAGGAGAGCCTGCTTTGCCTCTAACGATTCTTCAATAGTTACTTCCTCTTCTTTTGCTTTGTCAGCAAAACCTTGAAGCCGTCTCAGCCTGCCTGGTCTTTCAGATGGCACAGGTTGGCCCTCTACGATTTCAAGTATTGATTTAGCCTCCTCCAACTCTTTGATGGCTTTTGCACTAGCCTCTTTAGCAACTTGAATACTTTTCCTCAGTGTCTGAATTTCCTTCCGAAGATCACTGATTCGATTGTATGTCTTACTAACAGTATTCCTAAGAATCTGTTAAGAGGGCATGCCAATCAGACAGATTGAACAAAAAAATCAtaacaagtactccctccgtcccaaagtATAAGATCATTTTTTACACtatccctccgtcccaaaatataagatcatttttgccactagtgtcaaaaatgatcttatattttgggacagagggagtatattatGTGCTGCATTGGGCAGAAAAGGCTACATAGCATTAATATAACACCAAACATGCATGCATAAGGCAAAAAATATCTTTGTATGTGCCGTAAATTTCATGAGCAACATCCAGACACATGCAAATCTAGAGTAGACAAATCTACTATATCTAGGAGCCCCCCACTACATGATTTCTCTTCACATGCAGCCTATCCACCTCAGCAATCTGCCACGTCAACGACTCTCAACAGCCTTCCACAAAAAAATCTTCTGAGCGTAGCCCCTTCTAATTATGTGTGTTTAATATTCCTTTGCTAGCAAGTTGGTAACCACATGCAGCCCATTACTCCAAACCACATGCATCCCATTATTAGAAGGATACTACTGGAGGCAATCTTAAAAAAAGGAAACTGTTGAATTCCATTCATATGTCACGCATAATCTCTTCCCCATCATATTTTTTTGTTGAGAAGATCATCAGTGGTGTACGTCTGTTTAGACAGCCTTATCAATTAGTGTTTGATTGAATACAAGGTTGCACTTTTCCCCTTCCTCTTCCATTCCACCTCCCCTTCCTCTTCcatttccccttcccttctgtaATCCCCACGTGAAACTGCTTCCTCCAGACCCTAAATAAAATTCTACCGCCGCTGTTGCAAATGGTTGttggcatcttcctccaaatCCATGGCCGGCCAGGATCAAAGCTGCAGCATCCTCCACCGCTAAGGATTTTTTTCTCACACAGCCGTTAGGATTGCCGCACTACATGAGGTCGCCGCTGCCTTTCATCACCACCGAGGCAAGTGCGCTTGTGTGTTCATTTTTATATTCTCACTTTCCATAGATTTCCTTTATGGTGTTCCTGATGCTGTGGCTAgctacatcatactccctccgtttttatttactctgcatattaggtttgactaaagtcaaactttgtaaagtttgaccaagtttatagaaaaatatataaacatttaccataacaaatctatatgaggtgaaagtacatttaataatgaatctaatggtattgattgattattgtatatgttaatatctttgtttataaactttgtcaaagtttacaaagcttgactttgaccaaatctaatacgcgaactaaataaaaacggagggagtactaactgGACTACATGATTAAAAAATATAGTATAGGTTGACGCAAACATTTACTTGCCGATGTCTGTCACATGTGCAAAGGAATACCCAACGCAGATTACCTAATGTTGTTGTTACATCATACTAACTGAACGATCAAAAAAAATAAAACAGGTTGATGCAAACATTTATTTGCAGAATATATAGCTCACCATATCCTTATTCGTTGACtcaaaatatttactttatctttGCCTTCTCAGGGCTTGGCACCAATAAAACATTACTTTCCTTGCCAAAACAGCTTCATGTATGGGATGTGTTATTTTATTCATTTTGTCCTCTACAGAATCCACATAGGACATAACATGCCATAAATATAGGTGCGCAAATTGCAGGATACGCACGTAAGATATCCTAACAATTTGCAATTTTATTTCTGAATTCTTTCTGGTCTATCATTTATTTTCATGCCATCATTTATTTTCATGCTCACATTGATTATCATAGCCTTTAATTTCTTCTGGGTTATTCTTGCTCAGTATACCAAACTAAAGGGTGGTTATAAATGATTCAAGATGGCTCTCTTCGTATGATTTACCTACTTTTGCTATGGACTTCCTTTAACCTTTAATTTATATTTGGTAGTTGTACAAAATGCATAATTTAGGTTGTTAGCACTACAAGTATACCAATGTGATTCTATGGACCTCCTAAAAATTAATCAAAAAAGATTGATTGCTACAAAATCCAGCAGCAACGCGCAGGGTATCTTCTAGTATGAGGATAAGAATTTACCTCCCATGGACGATCCGACACATGAAATTGATCGACATTAGCAGGAGAAAAAACCCACTTGACTATAGCCAAGTTGGAAATTAAGCGATAACCCATCATTCTATCAATAGCTATAGCAGTCATCTGGGTACTGTTCTTCCAGTAAGCACTGACTTCATCCATCAACAATAACTGCATTTCCTCATCTGGGCACAGTTTGGAAATTATTTGACCATATCTCTCCAAAACAGTGATAAGATGGGTGAAACTTTTTGAACCAATGTCAAGAAGTGTCTGACTAACAACATCAACTGCGAATTTGGCCCCATTTGCAGGAACTATTTGTTCCTCAACCCACAAAATAATATCACGTGTAGTCTTCCTTCCTCTAACCATGCTAACAAGTTCCTTGGATAGCCTGTGGCCTTCGGTGCTTTCTTTGCTTTCATCTGTATGATATCTGAAATTAGGACCAGCTTTTGGGGGTAACAACCCTTCTAACTCAGCAGCATCTTCAATACTCTGCAAAACAATAAAGGCAATAAATTCAATTCAAATGACCATTTGCAAACCACACAACAATTGAGTAGAAGGATATACAAATATAAAGCAAAAAAGGTCCTTTTTACTCCCCTGAAGTATTTGCCCCATCTATTTCTTGGTTCAGTTTTCTCCCCCAAAGTTTCAGTTACCATTTACTAAACCGCCTACTCTGGTTTCATATTGTGGTTTTGCTGACGTGGGCAATAAGTACACAAGACTCAGAGCTGTGGACAAAAAAGAATGCATACATGGATGGGGACATCGTTCCAGAAAACACAGACAACGAGGAACGCCATGGCCATGGATGCTGTTAAACTGGAACAAGGAAAATGCCGTTAAGCTAAAGTAGTGGTTGCACACGCAACAAGCCAACAATGCTCTTCTGTGAGCAGGCAGGCAACTGAGTTTAACCAGGCACGTGAATTAGGTACTGATAAAGTCAAGGGCATGATACACATGCCAGGTTCATATGTCATCCGGATGTAATAAACATGATGGGAGAACAATTTTGTGGAAATGATTGAGGGTGAAGAAGATTGAGGATGCAATATGAGCAAAGGCAACGAGAGGCACACAATATTGGACAAAGATGTATGTCAGCACGACTATTGGTTGGGCAGAGTTCAATGGCCACTCTGGACACGGCCAAACAAGTCGTCCCGTCTCAGCCAGTAGTCACCTCCCAGTCACAGATCTCATCGCTCGTGCTCACTTCCCACCTCTTTACTAATGGGTGAAGCGTCTCTTGAGCAGGATCACGATAGGTGTAGAGTGCACGACGGGAAACAAAGGGAACTACCACGGCTATTGATAAATGAGCAGTTATTGTCCCCCTACTTCGGCACATGGTGCTCGAGACCATTGGTTCCACGGCAATAGATTTGGTGCAGCTGCTTGGTGGATGCACATGCTACCACTCTTGGCTGCGAGGAGCAGATGAGCTTGGTACAAAATAGAAAGATATGGGCAGAAGGGGTGAGAAATAAAGACAGAAGGAACAAAGGTTGAAGAAGATATTGCAGTTGGCAGATTGGCAGGATCTTGTGTGATTTTGATGATGTCATTGTTCATGTATGATGCCACGTGGCAGAACCATTCCACATCAGTCAAACAAGAGTCTGAAACTAGGGTAAGGGGTTAAACTCGAGGAGAGTGAACTGAACCAAAAATATAGATCAGGGGGTTATCCGATCAACTGTAATACTTCAGGGTAGTAAAAAGGACCTTTTACCAAATCAAAGTGGCAAGGCATAAATCTAACACAAAACAATAAATTGTAAAAAAAAACTCCTTATTGAAAAGGAATGTCTCATATGTCACTAACCTGCTTGATTTTCTCGAAATAGGACAACCGAATTTCCCTTTCTAGTACTTCTTGGACAAAAACACGTTGTGGAGCCCATTTTGGTAGGCCCTTGACATTGGCCCACTCCTGCCAAGGCCAAATGAATTGAAAATTTGACCTGCGTAGGCAGATAATGTCATTAAGATTTAGCAGTACAAGGTTGCAGTTTGTTTTCAGTGCTACAGGAGATCAAACTTGTGAAAAGAAAATTTATGTTCTGAAACCAATTGGTTTCAAAGCTATACTAGCATTGTATGTAACGTTTTATGGATTTTTTTAAGCAGTAGCAGAAGTGGGTCATCATTAGGATATTGAACATCGAGAGGAAGAGTAGCAATAGCCAATAGGCTGCAGTAAGAGGTTCCAACAAACTCATACTAGGCCAAATAAACAAAGCAGGAACACTCGTGAACAAAACAAATACATGGCAATGAACTTACAAATGATGTGAAAACCATAGGATAAGTCTGGTGCGGCACTCTGTATCCATGTTACTTATTCTGTCAAAAAGAGCATGTACTGCTGCTACCACCACAGATGGAAATGCAGCTGGCAAAGCCTGAAGATATGTTAAGATAATTAGACTCGGTCCACTCATCCTCAAGGAAGAAAGTAAAACAATTTTCTTTTATGGGAAGGAAAAAAGGTAAAACTGTAACCAGCCGGTTTCTACGGGAGGTTGCACGCGAACCATGTGTTGCCTATTCTCTAAATGTTGAACAAAGACATCCAGAACACTTGGTAATGGTATGGTGTTGATGTGATAAGTGGTGTCCCGATCTTTGGGCGAGAGGATAAATAACGATTTGTGGTGATGACCCTGATGGTCCAGGTATCAACTCAACAGACTAGTAAATGTCGCAATCAGGTGAGTTGACAGACGTGAAAAGTGTAACATGCATCCTATATATGACATATCCAAAGCTTATGTTGTTTAAGTAGCCAACTCACTAATAGACAGCTCAATTATTTTTCTAGGACTCAGATTTGCTATGAAACCATACAGAAAATTGATTACTTCGTGATTACCTTAGCTCGTGGAAGCTTACTTGCAAATAAGTAAATACACTGAACCTATCAATTTGAGGGTGCTACACTTCACATCCACATCTACGTTGATTATATGGTTCAAAGATCTAGAGCAGATCTACATTCGCATTTCACAGGCAGAAATTATGGCATCAATAGTTTACCAAAAATAAAAGGTGTAATGGTATAGATGAAAACATAAGCAAGTATGGAATGGGAATCTGGTATGCAGATAGATCATAACAATATCATTCTTTCGAACACAAATAGTAAACAGTATGTTTAAGTATGTTATGAATGAATCATAAGTGTCCTATTGACGAAACAAAGGAACTGTGGTTTCACAACTGTGCTCATCATAACCATACAATTATGTAACAGAATTTTGGTCAACCCATGCACCAAAATCTGCATGGCCATGATAGAACTCAAGGAGTATTTAGGTCTGCTGATGTGCTCATTAACAATGATGTATTTTTAAATCTCACATTGCATACTGGTCTCATCACCACACAAAATATCAGCTAAACAGTCTCAAAGCATTAAAGAACTACCTTGCAAAGATCAATGATAACCAATGTATAGTAGATTGGCCTGAAAGGTGGATTCGGCAGCAATAGTAGCTGCAGAATATCAATATGTCATAAGAAAAGATTCATTTTTATTTGACAAGTATACTCGCTATAATGGATAATGGAGAAAAAATGCATGCATAAATATTGCACTAGGTATCCTAACTATATCTTTATAAAAATATAGCGGTAACTGTTAAGACTGTTAGTGTCTATAATCCATCAGAACCAGGATACAACTTGGTATCATAAAGCCCAGAACCAACACCTCAGATAAAATGCAAAAATAGTTGGCACGCTACCAATCAAGACAGTATTCCAAGGAATTTTAAAATTCAGCTACTAAATAGAAAACAGCCTGAAGAGTCACAATTTGGATTTATTAATAACCAAATTCATGCCGGCCATGTCTTCTTTTTCTAGTATTGTGAAATACATGTATAACTGCCCCAAACAATATTAGTAGATCAATATGAAGACAGAAATGGCAAACTGGCAACTATTCGGAAGGAACACTCAAGGGTTTAACTTTAGTACCTAAATGAGTGATTTTGTCCTTCTTTATTAATATACATGTACATTAAACTCTGCTGAAACTATTGCACGGAAGTAATACACTTGTTCAGAGATACTCATGGCAGGTTGAAGTTTTCCAGCCAGCTTTTCTAGGTTTATCATCATTATATTTAAGAATACCACGGATAGTTAAACAATGTTAGCAAGATAATGATCTAAGGTAGGATCATTTTTGTATGACAAGGTCAGTTCGTTGAGCCGCCCATAATTGTATAAGATCATAAAAATTCATATACTCTATAAAGGGAAATATATATTGGGAAAAGCAGAAAGCTAGACACAAATATTGGATCTTGAACAAAATTTGCGAACTTAGGTGAACTTATTCATGTTGGTCAGCTGGACGTAATTTTTCAAACCTTACTCAATATAAACTATGTGTTACTACCACAATAATATCTCCAAACTAATCCACAATTAGCTCAGATCAGCACACCCAAACAATCGGTCATATTCAGCAGATCCACTGGAAATGCTTGGGCGAAACTCAACACATGCACCAAGAAAAGCAAGGtttactacccatttcattgtgGTTAAGTTAAATCATTGCCATACAAGAAATTTAGAGTGGAACATGAAGATTCACTTCTGCAACAACTAAAGATAACAGTTCACTTAACATGAAGGCAGACATGCAGAAACTAGTAATAATAGTCTAAAACACACGTAATAAAGATAGTTCAGAAATACCTGTGAAAATATGGTCTCAGCCATCAGGTATTCATACCGAAAAGACACAGGAAGGCTGACCAAATAAAACGCACATTCTTTGCGACTGTCTTTCAAAGAAAAATATAACCATGATAGAATTAGTAAGAGAACCAAAATAATACAATTCAGCAGGCAAATATTAACACAAAATTCAACAAATTTTCCCGTGATGGGCATGAGAAAAGTTGTCAACCCTAATTATTGTCTTCAAAATGATATTTCCGCATGCTAGCAGCAAAGTAAAAATGTCACACTTGAGTTAGGCAACTTCACCAAAGATTTAGCCATGCACAGGGGTGTGTGGAAGTTAGCTATCCACGTGCCAGAACCATGACTTAGTTTCGATATATTACGGGTTTCAACCCTAGCCTACCCCAAATTGTTTGAGACtgaaaggctttgttgttgtagTTTGTTTGTTGTTGAGTTAGGAACTTTGACATTGTTAGGCTTGTGCTTAGTTCTTTCCAGAACCTTTGGCTTGGCATGATACACTTTATTACCCCTATACCCTATTTGATGCCACGTGTGTGGCAAACAACTTGTTCGTCACAACCGTGGTTGCCACACTGTTGGGAGAAATTTACAGCAAGGTGTTGTAAGTAATAAAACAGGATTAGTTCTAGCAAAAATAAAACAGATGTTAGAACACCTCCACTGCATACTTTGGGAGCAAGGTTTATAGACCAAAATTCTAGAGCTTAACAAGAGATGATAGACAAAAGCAACACATCCAAATACAGCCAGATTTTGTTAACCAAGGAGAGAACATAAGACTCAGCACTACGAAGATAGAGAACACCAAATTTATTCACATTAAGGACTGACAAGCAAATCCAATGAGTACATGGTGTCAGCAATGTCATGCATGAACAACTTAACAAACAGATGTCTGACATCTAACAATCGCAGCTTTTGTACAAGTGTCAAACACACTAATAGAACTGAGAAAAAATTGTAACTGACCATCCATTGAAGAAAAGCAGCACATCCAATATGTATTCCTCAACAACAAAACGGTCTACAGGTTGCATATTCTGTAAGAAAATGATAGCTGATTAGGGCTCATAAGTATATATATAAATAGGTGAACTTTGCAACATAAAACCAAGTAATAGCGAATTTCATGTAGTTAACATGCATTACAAAAAATACAGCAATGAAAATATTAAATGTAACAATGATCAATGGACTAGAACATAGCATAAAGGTGTCTGCCTCATAATAAGTATATAAACAGGTGAACTTTGTAACATAAAACCAAGTAATAGCGAATTTCATGTTAGTTAACATACGTTACAGAAAAGACAGTGATGAAAACATTAAATGTAACAATGCTCAATGGACTAGTATATACATAAAGTTGCGATTTACCTCAGCTTTATTTGTTGGAAATATATGGAGCCTACGAAGCCTTTGAGGATACTTTAGATTGGCTTCATGCTTCTCTTGCCCTTTTAATATCTCAGAAGATGACATCGTGAAAGTAGGCGGTGGGCAACTAACTGGGTGGAAACGGTGAGATTTTCCAACTACTAACTGAGCTTCAAACGACAAGTAAGGTTTTGGAACTGCGAGGGGCAATTAAACAGAATGCAAAACAAATTAAGAAACTGCACATTTGGAATTACGTATACAGTCCTGAGCTGGATAAAGAAGAAGTTATCTTATCATTCAACACTATACTGCTTGAATATTAAAACTCAACAGCGTATTATTTCAGTAAGAAATCGTGTGTATTTTATATCATGTAATGACATACCACTTTTAACCTTCCATCCATTACGAGAAAGAAGTTGCATATGCTCCCATAGATCTTCCATGAAATCCTACAAAGAATATAAGTTACTGAACTGATCAAAATATCATAAAAGGAGTTAAATGGATCGGAATTCAGGAAATAAACCAGTGTAAGGTTCAGACATTCAAGAAATTGCCAGTACCTTCTTATTGGGAGAGTTGCCTTCATCCGTCTCGAAGACTGAGAAGGCAATATCATCAAAATGCCTTCTGATGCTTATGTAAGACTGTATACCAACCAGAACCCTCTCGAGTTCATCCGGGACTTGCTGCATGTCAGAATTCATCAGTGTATTCTACCACCGATTCATGTCTGCAGAATTTTCTAATACACAATT encodes:
- the LOC125551560 gene encoding nuclear cap-binding protein subunit 1 isoform X2; the encoded protein is MSAGWRTLLLRIGDRCPEYGGTADHKEHIEICYNVLSREYEHSKDDIFEFLLQCAEQLPHKIPFFGVLIGLINLENEDFAKGIVDATQANLQDALHTENRDRIRILLRFLCGLMCSKVISPNSIIETYETLLSSAATILDEDAGNASWQPRADFYVYCILASLPWGGSELFEQVPDELERVLVGIQSYISIRRHFDDIAFSVFETDEGNSPNKKDFMEDLWEHMQLLSRNGWKVKSVPKPYLSFEAQLVVGKSHRFHPVSCPPPTFTMSSSEILKGQEKHEANLKYPQRLRRLHIFPTNKAENMQPVDRFVVEEYILDVLLFFNGCRKECAFYLVSLPVSFRYEYLMAETIFSQALPAAFPSVVVAAVHALFDRISNMDTECRTRLILWFSHHLSNFQFIWPWQEWANVKGLPKWAPQRVFVQEVLEREIRLSYFEKIKQSIEDAAELEGLLPPKAGPNFRYHTDESKESTEGHRLSKELVSMVRGRKTTRDIILWVEEQIVPANGAKFAVDVVSQTLLDIGSKSFTHLITVLERYGQIISKLCPDEEMQLLLMDEVSAYWKNSTQMTAIAIDRMMGYRLISNLAIVKWVFSPANVDQFHVSDRPWEILRNTVSKTYNRISDLRKEIQTLRKSIQVAKEASAKAIKELEEAKSILEIVEGQPVPSERPGRLRRLQGFADKAKEEEVTIEESLEAKQALLARGLEEGKELLRLLFKSFLDVLTERLPPVSADGDVPNLRAGDPNVTFPASDPEAATMEIDNENGADNNSQVNRENTEAGYTIGELEQWCLCTLGYLKSFSRQYATEIWSHIGMLDDEVFVGSIHPLIRKAAFSGLCRQMNQ
- the LOC125551560 gene encoding nuclear cap-binding protein subunit 1 isoform X1; amino-acid sequence: MSAGWRTLLLRIGDRCPEYGGTADHKEHIEICYNVLSREYEHSKDDIFEFLLQCAEQLPHKIPFFGVLIGLINLENEDFAKGIVDATQANLQDALHTENRDRIRILLRFLCGLMCSKVISPNSIIETYETLLSSAATILDEDAGNASWQPRADFYVYCILASLPWGGSELFEQVPDELERVLVGIQSYISIRRHFDDIAFSVFETDEGNSPNKKDFMEDLWEHMQLLSRNGWKVKSVPKPYLSFEAQLVVGKSHRFHPVSCPPPTFTMSSSEILKGQEKHEANLKYPQRLRRLHIFPTNKAENMQPVDRFVVEEYILDVLLFFNGCRKECAFYLVSLPVSFRYEYLMAETIFSQLLLLPNPPFRPIYYTLVIIDLCKALPAAFPSVVVAAVHALFDRISNMDTECRTRLILWFSHHLSNFQFIWPWQEWANVKGLPKWAPQRVFVQEVLEREIRLSYFEKIKQSIEDAAELEGLLPPKAGPNFRYHTDESKESTEGHRLSKELVSMVRGRKTTRDIILWVEEQIVPANGAKFAVDVVSQTLLDIGSKSFTHLITVLERYGQIISKLCPDEEMQLLLMDEVSAYWKNSTQMTAIAIDRMMGYRLISNLAIVKWVFSPANVDQFHVSDRPWEILRNTVSKTYNRISDLRKEIQTLRKSIQVAKEASAKAIKELEEAKSILEIVEGQPVPSERPGRLRRLQGFADKAKEEEVTIEESLEAKQALLARGLEEGKELLRLLFKSFLDVLTERLPPVSADGDVPNLRAGDPNVTFPASDPEAATMEIDNENGADNNSQVNRENTEAGYTIGELEQWCLCTLGYLKSFSRQYATEIWSHIGMLDDEVFVGSIHPLIRKAAFSGLCRQMNQ